One stretch of Legionella birminghamensis DNA includes these proteins:
- the priA gene encoding replication restart helicase PriA, whose translation MTEVLQVCIPNTLRDCFDYLPNGIEAAVGCRVQVPFRNKIRLGIVTGQTDSSLPADKLKPIAELLDKEPILSPETLKLCHWVSQYYQSPLSEVLPLALPKKLREGKHLKPIDIKPLLPIKEEQIKHPLPLNEEQALAVEGIAKELHHYHCFLLYGVTGSGKTEVYLQTISKVLAQGLQVMVLVPEIGLTPQLLKRFQERFDYPMAVIHSGLNETERSKAWQLASAHQVGLVIGTRAAVFTPMPKLGLIIIDEEHDNSLKQMEGVRYSARDTALMRAHTANIPVILGSATPSLETLNNARQGKFTVLHLHHKALNQTPLQFQVVDLRNNFSNQGLAAVTLEAIKEQLAQKNQVLIFINRRGFSPVLFCQLCAWIADCPACDSHLTFHRQINRLICHHCGYNKPSPPACKKCHSPGLLPLGTGTQRLEEFLQTEFADYQIMRVDRDEVSRKNELSKRLELITRGEAQLIVGTQMLAKGHHFPNLSLVVIADADGGFFHHDFRAVEQLGQLLTQVSGRAGRADRAGKVIIQTHVPQNPYLNLLIRQGYDAFADALLQARQAALLPPYHYLALIRAQGRQADKVMAALQDMKKHLLASSISVLGPAPAPMARKGHQHRMQLLLKSQARKPLQHALTQMREWLTMSKAHSSVRWNIDIDPLDLS comes from the coding sequence ATGACTGAGGTCCTTCAGGTTTGTATCCCCAATACCCTGCGGGATTGCTTCGATTACCTGCCCAATGGGATAGAAGCCGCAGTCGGCTGCAGGGTTCAAGTGCCATTCCGTAACAAAATACGCCTTGGTATTGTGACAGGACAAACCGATTCAAGCCTGCCGGCGGACAAATTGAAACCCATCGCTGAACTTCTGGATAAAGAACCCATCTTAAGTCCGGAGACATTAAAACTTTGCCACTGGGTAAGCCAGTATTATCAGTCCCCTCTTTCTGAGGTATTGCCGCTGGCGCTTCCCAAAAAACTGCGTGAAGGAAAACATCTTAAACCCATTGACATTAAACCTTTGCTGCCGATTAAAGAAGAACAGATCAAACATCCTCTCCCCCTGAATGAAGAACAGGCACTGGCAGTGGAGGGTATTGCAAAAGAATTGCATCATTACCATTGCTTCCTCCTTTACGGAGTAACCGGCAGCGGAAAAACGGAAGTCTATTTGCAAACGATCAGCAAGGTGCTTGCCCAGGGATTGCAGGTCATGGTACTGGTGCCTGAGATTGGCTTAACCCCGCAATTATTAAAACGCTTTCAGGAGCGCTTTGATTACCCCATGGCCGTCATTCATTCCGGCCTTAATGAAACGGAGCGCAGCAAGGCCTGGCAATTAGCCAGCGCCCATCAGGTGGGGCTGGTGATTGGCACGCGGGCAGCTGTTTTTACGCCCATGCCTAAACTGGGTTTGATTATTATTGACGAAGAACACGACAACTCATTAAAGCAAATGGAAGGCGTACGTTATTCAGCACGCGACACCGCATTAATGCGCGCCCATACAGCCAATATACCGGTGATCCTCGGCTCTGCCACCCCCAGTCTTGAAACGCTCAACAATGCCCGGCAAGGTAAATTTACCGTGTTGCACCTGCATCACAAGGCGCTGAACCAAACCCCCTTGCAATTCCAGGTGGTTGATTTACGCAATAATTTTTCAAATCAGGGATTGGCAGCCGTGACCCTGGAAGCCATTAAAGAGCAACTTGCCCAAAAAAATCAGGTTCTTATCTTTATAAACCGCCGCGGCTTTTCGCCAGTATTATTCTGCCAGTTATGCGCATGGATTGCGGATTGCCCGGCCTGCGACAGCCATTTGACCTTTCATCGGCAGATTAACCGGCTCATCTGCCATCATTGCGGTTATAACAAACCATCCCCGCCGGCCTGTAAAAAATGCCACAGCCCAGGCCTTTTACCTTTGGGAACCGGCACACAGCGTCTGGAAGAATTTCTGCAGACTGAATTTGCCGACTATCAGATTATGAGGGTGGATCGTGACGAGGTCAGCCGAAAAAATGAACTGAGCAAGCGCCTTGAGTTAATCACCCGGGGAGAGGCACAATTGATTGTCGGAACGCAAATGCTCGCCAAGGGGCATCATTTTCCCAATCTCAGCCTGGTGGTGATTGCAGATGCCGATGGCGGTTTTTTTCATCATGACTTCAGGGCAGTCGAGCAACTTGGCCAATTACTCACGCAGGTTTCCGGGCGGGCAGGCAGGGCTGATCGCGCCGGCAAAGTAATTATCCAGACGCATGTCCCGCAAAACCCCTATCTTAATTTACTAATCAGGCAAGGCTATGACGCCTTTGCCGATGCTTTACTGCAGGCACGGCAAGCAGCGCTTTTGCCTCCCTACCATTACCTCGCCTTAATTCGCGCACAGGGCAGGCAAGCGGATAAAGTCATGGCGGCCCTGCAGGACATGAAAAAACATTTATTAGCCTCATCCATCAGTGTACTCGGCCCAGCCCCTGCACCTATGGCAAGAAAAGGCCATCAGCACCGCATGCAATTGCTGCTCAAATCCCAGGCAAGAAAGCCGTTGCAACATGCATTGACGCAGATGAGAGAATGGTTAACAATGAGTAAAGCGCATTCCAGCGTCCGCTGGAATATCGACATTGATCCGCTGGATTTGTCATGA
- a CDS encoding 6-carboxytetrahydropterin synthase: MSKYLTTVELQKESMKFSAGHTTIFSATEREPLHGHMYGVYLALTTWVEDNGMTFDYRYYKHRVHHLCRFLNQTFLMPQYSPFLEFSEDEEYYYFVFNKKKIPFLKEDVTLMPLTNITVEELSRWFVEELIKEKEELDKHRIEKVVVKVFSAPGQSASHQWQRHAKASQ; this comes from the coding sequence ATGAGTAAATATTTGACGACCGTCGAATTACAGAAAGAATCCATGAAATTTTCTGCGGGGCACACCACCATATTCTCTGCGACAGAAAGAGAGCCTCTGCATGGCCACATGTACGGCGTGTATCTGGCCTTGACGACCTGGGTGGAAGATAATGGAATGACATTTGATTATCGTTATTATAAACACCGCGTCCATCACCTCTGCCGCTTTTTAAATCAAACCTTCCTGATGCCCCAGTATTCACCCTTCCTGGAATTTTCAGAAGATGAGGAATATTATTATTTCGTTTTTAATAAAAAGAAAATTCCCTTTCTCAAGGAAGATGTGACGTTAATGCCTTTAACCAACATCACCGTAGAGGAATTGTCACGCTGGTTTGTCGAAGAGCTCATTAAGGAAAAGGAAGAATTGGATAAACATCGCATTGAAAAAGTGGTGGTCAAAGTGTTTTCTGCGCCTGGCCAGTCAGCAAGCCATCAATGGCAGCGGCATGCAAAGGCCAGTCAATGA
- a CDS encoding class I SAM-dependent methyltransferase: protein MNVPAALVAQLKKHDAIPFAEFMQLALYSPEYGYYTSSKPKFGSGGDFITAPELSPLFSQTLGEQCRQILQQSDTDTILEFGAGSGKLCTDLLKHLARKNYLPEVYYILEVSGYLREQQKQYIQQEIPDLASRVQWLSEWPEQPFSGIILANEVLDAMPVHRFLQTDDGICESFISLDEQSQLKEIFKPCSNPRLLNYLKTVLPADFSPYLSEANLYVEGWLKQCAASLKEGVILLIDYGFPRSEYYHPDRNQGTLMCHYRHQAHSNPLVYIGEQDITAHVDFTQVAEAALAAGLEVSGYTNQAAFLLGNGLLSLLEDIQDEGLRLRAAQAVKQLIQPSEMGELFKVIALSKHYEGDLAGFQLQDKRASL, encoded by the coding sequence ATGAATGTCCCTGCAGCGCTGGTCGCACAGCTTAAAAAACACGATGCCATTCCCTTTGCAGAATTTATGCAGCTCGCCTTATATTCTCCAGAATATGGCTATTATACGTCTTCAAAGCCCAAGTTCGGCTCTGGCGGCGATTTTATTACAGCTCCTGAGCTAAGCCCGCTTTTTTCACAAACCCTCGGCGAGCAATGCCGGCAGATTTTACAGCAGTCAGACACTGATACCATTCTAGAATTCGGTGCGGGCTCTGGCAAGCTATGCACTGACCTGCTAAAACACCTCGCCAGAAAAAATTACCTGCCTGAAGTCTATTACATTCTTGAAGTCAGCGGCTATTTACGCGAGCAGCAAAAACAGTACATTCAACAGGAGATCCCGGATTTGGCTTCAAGGGTGCAATGGCTCTCGGAATGGCCAGAACAGCCTTTCTCCGGCATTATTCTGGCCAATGAAGTGTTGGACGCCATGCCCGTCCATCGTTTCCTGCAAACTGACGATGGCATTTGCGAAAGTTTTATTAGCCTTGATGAACAATCACAGTTGAAAGAAATTTTTAAACCCTGTAGCAATCCCCGCCTGCTAAATTATTTGAAAACAGTTCTGCCTGCAGATTTTTCACCCTATTTATCTGAAGCAAACCTGTATGTTGAGGGCTGGCTGAAGCAATGCGCTGCCAGCTTAAAAGAAGGGGTGATTCTGTTAATCGATTATGGATTTCCGCGCAGCGAATATTACCATCCCGATCGCAACCAGGGAACGCTTATGTGCCATTACCGGCATCAGGCCCATTCTAATCCACTGGTTTATATCGGCGAGCAGGATATTACCGCGCATGTCGATTTCACTCAGGTTGCAGAAGCAGCCCTGGCCGCAGGTCTTGAGGTGAGCGGTTATACTAACCAGGCTGCTTTTTTGCTGGGCAATGGTTTGCTAAGCTTACTGGAAGACATTCAGGACGAAGGCCTGCGTCTGCGGGCAGCCCAGGCGGTTAAACAACTAATTCAGCCCAGCGAAATGGGCGAACTATTCAAGGTAATTGCCCTGTCAAAACACTATGAAGGAGACCTGGCAGGTTTTCAATTGCAAGATAAACGAGCGAGCTTATAA
- a CDS encoding pteridine reductase has product MNQEQKQVRKVALITGAARRIGRMIAKHLHNAGYRIAIHYNQSKAEADGLAQQLNQQQADSAQVFCQDLAALSEAETLIEPVIDWAGRLDLLVNNASQFTKNHFENFNEDLWNRLFKLNVQIPYQLSQSALPYLKQQQGVIINITDIHAEIPLKDYAIYCQTKAALLMQTRALAKEFAPKVRVNAVAPGAIIWPEKDNSLSEQLQQKIIAETPLKRHGDPVFIAKAVVCLVENEFVTGQVLNVDGGRSID; this is encoded by the coding sequence TTGAATCAGGAGCAGAAACAAGTCAGGAAAGTGGCATTGATTACCGGCGCTGCCCGACGCATTGGCAGGATGATTGCCAAGCACTTGCATAATGCAGGCTATCGAATTGCTATTCACTACAATCAGTCGAAAGCGGAGGCCGATGGTCTGGCGCAGCAATTAAATCAGCAGCAAGCTGATTCTGCTCAGGTTTTTTGTCAGGACTTAGCCGCTCTAAGCGAGGCGGAAACCCTGATTGAGCCCGTAATTGACTGGGCTGGAAGACTGGATTTGCTGGTTAATAATGCTTCGCAATTTACTAAGAATCATTTTGAGAATTTTAATGAGGATCTGTGGAATAGGCTGTTCAAACTGAATGTACAAATTCCTTATCAATTAAGCCAGTCTGCTTTGCCCTATTTAAAACAACAGCAGGGCGTCATCATTAATATTACGGATATACATGCTGAAATTCCGCTGAAAGACTACGCGATTTACTGCCAGACCAAAGCTGCTTTATTGATGCAGACCAGGGCATTGGCCAAGGAGTTTGCGCCAAAAGTCAGGGTTAATGCGGTGGCCCCCGGCGCAATTATCTGGCCAGAAAAAGACAATAGCTTATCTGAACAGCTGCAGCAGAAAATTATTGCGGAAACTCCCCTGAAACGGCATGGAGATCCAGTCTTCATTGCCAAAGCGGTGGTTTGCCTGGTCGAAAATGAATTTGTAACCGGGCAGGTATTGAATGTGGATGGAGGGCGAAGTATAGATTAA
- a CDS encoding tRNA dihydrouridine synthase, which yields MFTEIASREASPDSWSLGGLHFPHRLIQGPLAGFSCSPMRALFSRYLPPAYCVSEMISAHDVIHKHTGQNRYLHRSAEEGRLCYQLSGTDADLMAKAAQRLEVLGADLIDINCGCPKAKIRKRGAGSALLETPEQLISIVEKVRNAIQCPLTVKIRIQQTALDLALAQRLENTGIDALIVHGRRWQDDYDIASNWQAIRLIKQAINIPVIANGDICDQHSLSAALTATGCDAFMISRAGTGKPWLYQHLTEGSKSAISPEERIDLFMVHLRDISQLENEFQAVLQSKTLVRYYFRELPADVLRGYYGLDSLQGIELYLTKEIPGAYTEL from the coding sequence ATGTTTACTGAAATTGCGAGCCGGGAAGCCAGCCCCGATTCCTGGTCACTAGGCGGGTTGCACTTCCCGCATCGTTTGATACAGGGGCCCTTGGCTGGATTTAGCTGCTCCCCGATGCGCGCCTTGTTTTCACGTTATTTGCCTCCCGCCTATTGTGTTTCTGAAATGATTTCCGCGCATGATGTCATTCATAAGCATACTGGACAAAACCGCTATCTGCACCGTTCGGCAGAAGAAGGCAGGCTCTGTTATCAATTATCGGGAACTGATGCTGATCTAATGGCAAAAGCGGCTCAACGATTGGAAGTTCTGGGAGCTGATCTGATTGATATTAATTGTGGCTGTCCCAAAGCTAAAATAAGAAAACGCGGTGCTGGCAGTGCGCTTTTGGAAACACCTGAACAGTTAATCAGCATTGTAGAAAAAGTACGTAATGCCATTCAATGCCCATTAACCGTCAAAATACGGATTCAGCAAACAGCGCTCGATCTTGCATTAGCACAACGATTGGAAAATACCGGTATTGATGCGCTTATAGTGCATGGAAGGCGCTGGCAGGATGATTACGACATCGCCAGTAACTGGCAAGCCATACGTTTGATCAAACAGGCCATTAATATACCCGTGATAGCCAATGGCGATATTTGCGACCAGCACTCCCTGTCTGCGGCCCTCACTGCAACCGGCTGTGATGCCTTCATGATTTCAAGGGCAGGAACTGGCAAACCCTGGCTGTATCAGCATTTAACGGAAGGAAGCAAATCAGCTATTTCGCCTGAAGAGCGAATTGATCTATTCATGGTGCACCTTCGCGATATATCACAGCTCGAAAATGAGTTTCAAGCTGTTTTGCAGAGCAAAACGCTGGTTCGTTATTATTTTCGTGAATTGCCTGCAGACGTTTTACGAGGATATTATGGGTTGGATTCCCTGCAGGGAATTGAGTTATATTTGACCAAGGAGATACCTGGAGCTTATACCGAGCTGTAA